The nucleotide window GAACAGATTTTCTGTGAATTTCTCCCGCTGAAAATCCGTCTTCTGATTAAGCCTCTGTGCTGAATATTCTTTGAGGTTTTTGAGATCTTCCTGTTCAAATTCCGGCATATTTCGGGAAGCCACGTAATCTGACATAATATCTGTATGTATTTTTGACAGATCAACGCCCTCAAATGCTTTCAAATAGGCCTTCCGGTAAAAAGGCAATATCTTTTTGGCGGTCTCCGCCCCCAATGCCTCAATGGTTTCGGCCAGCATAATTTCCGTTGACACCCCGCCCGTGAGAGCATTATGCCGGGAAACAACAATTTCAGGCGTCCAGTATCCCGGTTTGAGGTCAAGCATTTTAAATTCGAGAGGGAGCAGATCCGGCCTTTTTTCCGTCAATTTGATGTAAGCATTAATCCCCTCCACAAACGACGTTATGATCTGAATTCCATCTTTATGATAATGGGCCATTTCCTGCCTGATATCACCCCGAAATCGCAGAAGCCTGGCCCCTCTATCGTGGGTTAAAGCCTTGTCGCCCTGAATCTCCGCAAGCGTCCCAAGGGCTTTACGTCGCCAGATTTCAAATTGAAACAGCCTGTCCCGGGCCGCGTTATAGCCCTGGGCAAAGAAGAGATCAGACTGGTTTTTGGCATAAATATGAGAAATCCCCCATTTGTCCTTAACGATCTCGACAGGCTCTTTTAAGCCTGACGTTTTTAAGGTTTCTACGCTTTCACTATATGCAGGCCCATTTCCCACAAGAAACAAAATTACAACCAGAAAGATATTCTTCATTCTCAAATCCCTTTTCTTTTTTTTATCCCTTACCAGAGCGTGATTTTACCTCTCAGGTCTCTTGAAAGATCATAGCATAGATGGTGATATTTGATGGCCCGGTATCATTGGAAAATATGGCGGCGGTGTCCGGCCCTCGATTTCATCCAGTTCGGTATGGCAGACCCCGCAGACGGAAACCCGGATCAGGACTTCACCGTCACCGGGCACAGGATCGGGCCGATCCACCAGTTCAAGCGGGGCCGGGTTTTCGGAAAGCGGAGCAACAGAGTTCAGGATCATGGCGCGCATGATGCCATTTTACCTGATTTCTTAATTCAATAAATTGATAAATCTCAAAAAAAACCCGACCCGCCATAAAATGTCCAGCGGATCGGATAAAAGCTGTATTTATATCGGTTGTCAGGCAGCCTTGGTCGTAAACGCCCTGATCAGGTCATCAAGATGTTTAATCACTTCAGCGGAAGCCTGCTCTACGCCGTCCATATTCTGCATGGCGCTTGAATGATTACTTTTTTCATGATCCTTTGCCGCCTGAATGCCATGTTCATGGACCAGCCTATGGCAGGTTTCCAGTGCCCTGAAGGACGGATGATCACGGTAAGGAATAGACTCTTCCCCATAATACCATTTCCCAAGACGACAACTATGATGATCCGACAACTCCTGAGCACTGATGCTTTCCAGGCCTACCATCATATCCCGCAGGCGTTTTTTCCAGATAATATGGTCGGATTTGGCAATCCGCAGCACCTTGTTTGGAACTTCGTGTTTGCCAAAGGCTTCAATCTGGTGACTGACCAGGGAAGCGACATCTTTCATAGATTCCACAACTTCCATAATATATTTTGAGTTTTTGCCTGATTCATCGGCAATATTAGATGCTCCGCTGGAGACTTCGCTCGTCGCTTTTTCCTGTTCTGCAAGAACATTTGCCACTTCCGCCATCAGGTGATTTAGCTGATCGATATTTTTATCGATATCGGACATATGTTCCTTGACTTGGACCATAACTTCCTGGCCGCTTTCCACTTCACTCTTGGCACTATGCATTGACGTGACAATCCCGGTCATCTCCTTGACCAGCGACTGAATGCGGTCCTTGATGTCCACAGTGGCCTGGGCTGTCTGGGTGGAGAGTGTCTTCACTTCTGACGCCACGACGGCAAAACCGCGTCCGGCCTCTCCGGCCCGGGCGGCCTCAATGGTCGCATTCAGGGCCAGAAGATTGGTCTGGCCGGCAATATCCTCAATCTGGGAAACAATATCTCCAATTCTTTTCGACGCCTCCGAAAGAGCCTCCACCTGCGCAACAGAATTCAGAACAGATTCAGCAATCTGCTCTGTTTGCTGGTAAGCCTTTTCCACAATAGCCGTTCCGTCAGCCGCCTTGCTCCTGGCATTACCGGCCGTGGAAGCCGCTTCCTGTGTGGACTGGTTGATGCTGTTCATGCTTACCACGGTTTCCTCGATCGCAGCCGCGATCCTCTGCGCATTATCATCAACCTTCTGAATGGCATGTACCATATTGGAGCTGACGATCGCTGTTTCATTCATCGCCATGGAAATTTCGATCGTACTGTCGATCATCTCGTTAGAGAATTTCTGCGCCGTCAGGGTTTCACGCTCGTTTGAGCGGGAACTGGCATATTCGGATAAAATACATCCCATATCCAGCATCAGGGCAGACTGAACAAGACCGTGTAGGGCTGACTTTTTTTCTTCGGGTTCATCCAGCTCGAAAAGCTCCTTGCCCAAACGTTGCAATATGAAATTATATCCGCTAATGAAAGAAACCTGGTCAAGTCCGATCGCATGATGGGCCTGACCTATCCTGCGACATTCTTCCATATAATTTTCATCGAATTGGCCACTGAAAATAGTATCCCAATGCTTTTTCTGCATCTTCTTGAGCATTTCCGGATCAGAATCCCCAAGAATATTCCTCAGATGATCATTCGACTGCAGAATCCTGTAAAAATCATCAAGAACATTATGCATCAGGGCCATAATGACCGGTTTGGCAGCGCGTAACGTATCAATCCCGTCAGGAGTTAAGCGATAAAGAATTTTTTTTTGTTCTATGTCCATTTCCTTGCCTATTTCTTATATTCACTGAGCATTTTGGCAAAACTTTGCGGGTTACTCGCACACAAACCCCTATTTCCGCTTAGATGCTAATACATAATTTATTAATTTTATTATAATTATCTAATGCTTGTTTCCTAAAAGGCAAAAAGGCTGCACAGCAGGCCAAAATTATCATTGGAGACCAGGATCAGGTTTTCCTGAAAGCTTGCCCAAAAGCCCTGCGAGTGGAGTGATCTATTAAAAACTGGATCTATTAATAACCAATTGGAAAGAAACCCCCTCTAAGCTCACTTTCGTTATCGAGAGAATTTCAAATGCTCTCCATATTACGGAAACAAAAAAGGCAAGCTCATGAGTACACTCAAACAACATGTGATTGCACTGTCCGTTGCAATGACAGCCGGCATGATACAATCCCCGGCCCATGCCGGCAGCTCTGGCGCCTTTAAGGCCAGCACACAGGGTTTGGGCGTCGAGCTGACCACCGGCCTGTCCGACCACATGGCCTTCCGGGTCGATTTTAACTATTTTCAGTTGAGCCGGACGATGAGCGAAAGTGACATCGATTATGACCTGGACCTTGAACTAAAGAGCGTCAACTTCCTTGTCGACTACCATCCCTTTGACAATGGCTTCCGGATTACCGCCGGCGGCGTCTGGGATAAAAACAGCCTGAACGGGCAAGCAGTGGATGCCCCAACTTACAGCATTGGCGACCAGGACTACACTCAGGCAGAAGTAGGCACCCTGGCCGGCAGGATCGACTTCCGCGATGTTTCCCCCTATGTGGGGATCGGCTTCGGACATAATGTGAGAAAAGAAGGCGGCTGGAATTTCGCTGCCGACATTGGTGTGGTTTTCACTGGATCTCCCCGGGTATCCCTCACCTCCACCGGCGGGACCTTGTCCAATAACGCTACCTTCCAGGAAAATATCCTGCAAGAGCAACAGAATGTGGCCGATGGGATCGATTTTTTCCGCTATTATCCGGTGATTTCCCTGGGAGTCACCTATAGTTTCTGACCAACGGCATACAAAGCAGGAAAACCATTCCGGGCAAAGCTACATCAACTTTAATAACTCACAGAATTCCTCATCCCCCAGCCATTCCGGGTTTGTATCACTGGAATATTCAAAACCCTCGGGAACAGGCGTCGCATGTTCCTCTGTATAGAATTTATCAGACCAGAACCTGAATTGCGGTGTGATGATATAACGATCATGCAGAGCGATCGTTTGCCGGCCATCGTCCCGGGTGATCATTTGTTCATGCAATTTTTCTCCGGGCCGGATCCCTATTTCACGGATATTGAGGTCCGGGGCCAGACTCTTCGCCATATCACAAACTTTCATGCTGGGGATTTTGGGAATATATATTTCTCCCCCGTGCATCATTTCCAGACAACTGAGAACAAAATCCACTCCCTGTTGCAGGGTGATCCAAAAACGTGTCATCCGCATATCCGTCACCGGAAGATGATCCGTCCCATCCGCGATCAACTTCTGAAAAAAGGGCACGACGGAACCGCGTGAGCCCAATACATTTCCGTACCGTACGACGGAACAGGAAAAGTCCTGGTTGCCACCCAAGGCATTTGCCGCCACAAAGATCTTGTCCGAGGCCAGCTTCGAAGCACCATAAAGATTAAGCGGACTTGCTGCCTTATCAGTAGACAATGCGACAATTTTTTTAACCCCACACCCTATTGCCGCTTCCGCGAGGTTCTGGGCACCGAAAATATTGGTTTTAATACATTCGAACGGATTATATTCGGCAATGGGGACATGCTTCAGAGCCGCCGCATGAATCACATAATCCACACCACGAAGAGCCATATCCAGACGGTTTCTGTCCCTGACATCCCCGATGAAAAACCTGAGGCATTTGCTTTTGGCATGGCCTGCAAAAGACTGTTCCATCTCATATTGCTTTAATTCATCCCGGGAAAAAATAATCAGGCGTTTCAGCTTTGCGCGATCCAGCAATGTTTTGGTCAGCATTTTACCAAAGGACCCGGTACCCCCCGTAATCATCAGAGTAGAACCATCTAGAAAATCCAGATCGGTTTCAAAAGAACGGATTACTTTTGTGCTCATATAAAAGCCCTATCTTTTTTC belongs to Emcibacter sp. and includes:
- a CDS encoding methyl-accepting chemotaxis protein, with protein sequence MDIEQKKILYRLTPDGIDTLRAAKPVIMALMHNVLDDFYRILQSNDHLRNILGDSDPEMLKKMQKKHWDTIFSGQFDENYMEECRRIGQAHHAIGLDQVSFISGYNFILQRLGKELFELDEPEEKKSALHGLVQSALMLDMGCILSEYASSRSNERETLTAQKFSNEMIDSTIEISMAMNETAIVSSNMVHAIQKVDDNAQRIAAAIEETVVSMNSINQSTQEAASTAGNARSKAADGTAIVEKAYQQTEQIAESVLNSVAQVEALSEASKRIGDIVSQIEDIAGQTNLLALNATIEAARAGEAGRGFAVVASEVKTLSTQTAQATVDIKDRIQSLVKEMTGIVTSMHSAKSEVESGQEVMVQVKEHMSDIDKNIDQLNHLMAEVANVLAEQEKATSEVSSGASNIADESGKNSKYIMEVVESMKDVASLVSHQIEAFGKHEVPNKVLRIAKSDHIIWKKRLRDMMVGLESISAQELSDHHSCRLGKWYYGEESIPYRDHPSFRALETCHRLVHEHGIQAAKDHEKSNHSSAMQNMDGVEQASAEVIKHLDDLIRAFTTKAA
- the pseB gene encoding UDP-N-acetylglucosamine 4,6-dehydratase (inverting): MSTKVIRSFETDLDFLDGSTLMITGGTGSFGKMLTKTLLDRAKLKRLIIFSRDELKQYEMEQSFAGHAKSKCLRFFIGDVRDRNRLDMALRGVDYVIHAAALKHVPIAEYNPFECIKTNIFGAQNLAEAAIGCGVKKIVALSTDKAASPLNLYGASKLASDKIFVAANALGGNQDFSCSVVRYGNVLGSRGSVVPFFQKLIADGTDHLPVTDMRMTRFWITLQQGVDFVLSCLEMMHGGEIYIPKIPSMKVCDMAKSLAPDLNIREIGIRPGEKLHEQMITRDDGRQTIALHDRYIITPQFRFWSDKFYTEEHATPVPEGFEYSSDTNPEWLGDEEFCELLKLM
- a CDS encoding alcohol dehydrogenase catalytic domain-containing protein — translated: MRAMILNSVAPLSENPAPLELVDRPDPVPGDGEVLIRVSVCGVCHTELDEIEGRTPPPYFPMIPGHQISPSML